The following coding sequences are from one Desulfosporosinus orientis DSM 765 window:
- a CDS encoding LysR family transcriptional regulator gives MLHAELYKIFYFTSMCRSISEAADRLYISQPAISKSIKKLETLTGCTLFIRNSKGVTLTTEGQILYDYVKSAFETLNNGEMMLEKLKKRTEGIVKVGISNTLCRYFFLPHLEAFHYQYPGIHIQIINRPSPDTLKLLEQGQLDFGIISIPMDKGDLEYFELMTIQDIFVAGSKYDIPDCALPLKKLGSYPLLMMEAGNLSRIHIDDYFKANHLSFTPEIEISSMDILIEFAKIGLGFASVIKSFVTEELALGILKEVPVSPAIPQRKIGIALKKNIPVSLASQSFIEYLKGTRVLSQ, from the coding sequence GTGTTGCATGCAGAACTCTATAAGATTTTCTATTTCACTTCTATGTGCCGGAGCATTTCTGAAGCTGCTGATAGGCTCTATATTAGCCAACCAGCAATCAGCAAATCTATTAAAAAGTTGGAAACCTTAACTGGGTGTACACTTTTTATCAGAAATTCTAAGGGTGTCACCCTTACGACAGAGGGGCAGATTCTCTATGATTATGTAAAAAGTGCCTTTGAAACCCTGAACAATGGAGAGATGATGCTTGAAAAGCTAAAAAAGAGAACCGAGGGCATTGTCAAAGTGGGCATAAGCAATACGCTTTGCAGATACTTCTTTTTACCCCATCTAGAGGCATTTCATTATCAGTACCCCGGTATACACATTCAAATCATCAACCGGCCTTCACCGGATACCTTGAAACTTTTAGAGCAAGGGCAGCTTGATTTTGGCATTATCAGCATTCCCATGGACAAGGGAGACCTGGAATATTTCGAGTTGATGACCATCCAGGACATCTTTGTGGCAGGCAGTAAGTATGACATCCCGGATTGTGCCCTCCCCCTTAAGAAACTTGGAAGTTACCCACTCCTGATGATGGAAGCCGGGAATCTCTCTCGGATCCATATCGACGACTATTTTAAGGCCAATCATCTCAGCTTTACGCCAGAAATAGAGATCAGCAGTATGGATATCTTAATTGAATTTGCCAAAATTGGCTTGGGGTTTGCCTCGGTGATCAAAAGTTTTGTTACCGAGGAGCTAGCTCTTGGTATACTGAAGGAAGTTCCGGTCTCCCCTGCTATACCGCAACGCAAAATAGGTATTGCTCTGAAAAAGAATATTCCAGTTTCTCTGGCTTCCCAGTCCTTTATAGAGTATTTAAAAGGGACCAGGGTTTTGAGTCAGTAA
- a CDS encoding 3-isopropylmalate dehydratase large subunit, which translates to MNAIEKIIATHAGLETVKAGQIVDVKLDCVMSNDATTTLSIDVFKKELKGERVFDREKVVLVMDHYTPCCSVDAAETHKKMRQFGRDQELKYIYDGVGVCHQLMLEHHAKPGDFIIGADSHTCTYGAIGALSTGMGSTDVAVGWLEGKVWIKVPLAIKIRVGGKWPQGVYAKDLVLKMIGDLTAKGATYKALVFEGEAIRDLTVSQRVTLCNMGIEAGAKFAYVQPDEKVKAFMKDLGREYYPVIEDDEDASYERVLTYNVENLEPQIAYPNSVDQVKSLSDFEGLDIDEVFLGACTNGRLEDLETAAAILRGKKISEKVRMLVTPASNAVYMEAMERGLIGTFMESGAMVSTPGCSACFGGTIGLIGPGERLLTTANRNFQGRVGSPDGEIYLASPATAAASALYGKITDPRKVI; encoded by the coding sequence ATGAACGCGATTGAAAAAATTATTGCTACCCATGCAGGTCTCGAAACAGTTAAAGCGGGACAGATCGTTGATGTGAAGCTTGATTGTGTGATGTCCAATGATGCTACAACCACCCTATCGATTGATGTATTCAAAAAAGAATTAAAGGGTGAACGGGTTTTTGATCGGGAAAAGGTGGTCTTGGTTATGGATCATTATACTCCTTGTTGTTCTGTTGATGCAGCGGAAACCCACAAAAAGATGCGGCAGTTTGGGAGGGATCAGGAGTTAAAATACATTTACGATGGTGTGGGGGTATGTCATCAGCTGATGCTCGAGCATCATGCCAAACCTGGTGATTTTATCATTGGTGCCGATTCCCATACCTGTACCTATGGTGCCATTGGAGCCCTTTCCACAGGAATGGGATCAACGGATGTGGCGGTTGGTTGGCTGGAGGGTAAGGTCTGGATTAAGGTGCCTCTCGCCATCAAGATCCGTGTCGGCGGAAAATGGCCCCAGGGTGTCTACGCCAAGGATCTCGTCCTGAAGATGATCGGTGACCTCACTGCTAAGGGTGCTACCTATAAGGCCTTGGTTTTTGAAGGGGAGGCCATTCGGGATTTGACCGTTTCCCAGCGGGTTACCCTTTGCAACATGGGCATTGAAGCAGGAGCAAAATTTGCCTATGTGCAACCTGATGAAAAGGTAAAAGCCTTCATGAAGGATTTGGGAAGAGAGTATTATCCGGTAATTGAGGACGATGAGGATGCTTCATATGAACGGGTATTAACTTATAATGTAGAAAACTTGGAACCCCAGATCGCCTACCCCAACAGCGTGGATCAAGTCAAATCCCTTTCCGACTTTGAAGGGCTCGACATAGATGAAGTGTTTCTGGGTGCCTGTACCAATGGCAGGTTAGAAGATCTTGAAACGGCGGCGGCTATTCTGAGGGGGAAAAAGATCTCCGAAAAGGTGCGGATGCTGGTCACACCTGCCAGCAACGCGGTATACATGGAGGCAATGGAACGAGGTCTGATCGGGACTTTTATGGAAAGCGGCGCCATGGTATCCACCCCTGGCTGCAGTGCCTGCTTTGGCGGTACCATTGGCCTAATTGGGCCTGGTGAGCGTCTCCTTACAACTGCTAATCGGAATTTTCAAGGCCGCGTAGGTAGCCCCGATGGAGAAATCTATCTTGCCAGCCCAGCAACTGCAGCAGCTTCTGCACTCTATGGAAAAATAACCGATCCGAGGAAGGTGATATAA
- a CDS encoding metal-dependent phosphoesterase PHP family produces MKTKTNRVKIATLVMSMSFLLSTFNLPAFAANIQQPTHYEKSYTIVSPYKDVDWKNYGQYKADFHAHSTNSDGGNFTKDMVEDHYKKGYDILAMTDHNYLTKSWDTVAKGAIDSAREAAIVKGDDRSGKGMIDIYNTDEQSKTDHINSFFADFNNSTGATMASTIETVEKLGGITHINHPGRYTGGASGGDAGLAASNNPTTIQKYVDLFTKYPSCIGMEIINKIDNESRSDRILWDNILKDMMPNGRFVWGFSNDDTHSINATGYSWNVMLMPSLSQDATRTAMETGAFYAVSRVSRRDNINAKLPNGNDMPGSGTPDTLYLLNQTSPSISNIVVNQKDNSITITGQDYNTIEWVADGDVIATGTTLDLNDHENEINTYVRAQLKSSTGIAFTQPFGVKENKSAAISITSIDNGNNQANVNFDIHSANGKGYVVCLSDSGNEGTYAPYSDVNYDSKGAHIKGLENKKYYAYVMYVNGNTIAEKSEPVLLNPGK; encoded by the coding sequence ATGAAAACTAAAACAAATCGCGTAAAAATCGCAACACTTGTTATGTCAATGTCTTTTCTATTAAGCACATTCAATTTACCAGCATTTGCGGCCAACATACAGCAGCCCACACATTATGAAAAAAGCTACACAATCGTCAGTCCTTATAAGGATGTAGACTGGAAAAATTACGGTCAATACAAAGCTGATTTCCATGCGCACTCAACAAACTCCGATGGCGGTAATTTTACAAAAGATATGGTCGAAGACCACTACAAAAAAGGCTATGACATTCTTGCCATGACAGATCACAATTATCTCACAAAAAGTTGGGATACTGTTGCAAAAGGTGCGATTGATTCCGCGAGAGAGGCTGCAATCGTTAAGGGAGATGACCGCAGCGGCAAAGGTATGATTGATATTTACAATACTGATGAGCAGTCGAAAACTGATCATATCAATTCTTTCTTTGCAGATTTCAATAACAGCACTGGTGCTACCATGGCAAGCACGATTGAAACCGTTGAAAAATTGGGTGGGATCACTCATATTAACCATCCGGGCAGATATACCGGCGGTGCGTCAGGCGGCGATGCTGGATTGGCTGCTTCAAACAATCCTACTACAATTCAAAAGTATGTTGATCTTTTCACTAAGTACCCTTCCTGCATTGGAATGGAAATCATCAACAAGATCGATAACGAGTCCAGAAGCGACAGAATCCTTTGGGACAATATTCTGAAAGATATGATGCCCAATGGCCGCTTTGTCTGGGGTTTCTCAAACGATGATACACACAGCATTAACGCCACCGGGTATTCTTGGAATGTAATGCTCATGCCTTCGCTTTCTCAAGATGCAACCAGAACAGCTATGGAAACCGGCGCATTTTATGCGGTGAGCCGTGTCTCCCGTCGTGACAACATCAATGCAAAATTGCCTAATGGCAATGACATGCCCGGCAGTGGTACACCCGATACTTTATATTTGCTCAATCAGACTAGTCCCAGCATCTCGAATATCGTTGTGAATCAGAAGGATAATTCGATAACGATTACCGGACAGGATTACAATACCATTGAGTGGGTCGCAGATGGCGATGTAATCGCAACCGGCACAACACTTGATCTGAACGATCATGAGAATGAGATTAACACTTATGTACGCGCACAGCTAAAAAGCAGCACCGGTATCGCTTTCACTCAGCCTTTCGGCGTTAAAGAAAATAAGTCTGCCGCCATTTCTATCACAAGCATTGATAACGGCAACAATCAGGCAAATGTGAATTTTGATATCCATTCCGCCAACGGCAAGGGATACGTTGTGTGTCTCTCTGATAGCGGAAATGAGGGAACCTATGCCCCGTACAGCGATGTGAACTACGATTCCAAGGGAGCGCACATCAAAGGTTTAGAAAACAAGAAATATTACGCATACGTTATGTACGTGAATGGTAACACTATTGCCGAGAAAAGTGAACCAGTATTGTTAAATCCCGGAAAATAA
- a CDS encoding methylated-DNA--[protein]-cysteine S-methyltransferase, translating into MFIFFYEFDIGKICIAEDSGRITNLYFTNRGIPQDIQIYETPILKEAGQQLKMYLEGELEKFTVPFKPNGTTFMKQVWSSLCEIPYGRTVSYKDVAINIGKPTAARAVGLANNRNPIPIFIPCHRVIGADGSLVGYRGGIDLKKKLLCLESMKEYADI; encoded by the coding sequence ATGTTTATATTTTTCTACGAATTTGACATTGGGAAAATCTGTATTGCTGAAGATAGTGGAAGGATTACAAATTTATATTTTACAAATAGAGGGATACCTCAAGATATACAAATATATGAAACCCCTATATTAAAAGAAGCAGGTCAGCAGCTCAAAATGTATCTTGAAGGGGAACTTGAAAAATTTACTGTACCATTTAAGCCTAACGGGACAACTTTTATGAAACAAGTTTGGTCAAGTCTTTGTGAAATACCATATGGCAGGACAGTAAGCTATAAGGACGTTGCTATAAATATCGGTAAACCTACTGCTGCTCGAGCTGTAGGACTTGCAAACAATCGTAATCCAATTCCAATATTTATTCCCTGCCACCGCGTTATTGGTGCAGATGGCTCGCTTGTAGGTTATCGAGGAGGAATTGATTTAAAAAAGAAATTGTTATGTCTGGAGAGTATGAAAGAGTATGCAGATATTTAA
- a CDS encoding calcium-transporting P-type ATPase, PMR1-type, with protein sequence MRQQAWHVLPWLDVAKALDVHPGKGLSVKEVRRRLQEVGRNVLAVKKGTNPVFLFLGQFKDFMVLVLLAATVVSGLLGEIADAITILAILIINAVLGFVQEFRAERSMESLRSLTAPEARVLREGVEQKIPAADLVPGDIVLLDTGDRIPADVRWIQAVNIQVEESALTGESHPVSKSIAPLHDEFTPMADRQNMGYMGTSIVNGRGAGVVVATGMDTEMGVIAGMIQSVEDEETPLQKRLAELGKWLVLISLLVCVAVVVTGILRGEDFYKMFFTGVSLAVAAIPEGLPAIVTVALAIGVQRMVKRQAIIRKLPAVETLGCATVICSDKTGTLTQNEMTVRQIYSDGRRISVSGEGYDPKGEFRGADPEKERDPLNSALKIGALCNNSALTKKGVQVAGLFRSKGKESPWGIEGDPTEGAILVAAAKAGIWREVLERKQKRIGELPFDSDRKRMSVVYETKQGRKAYVKGAPDTVLRLCQRELTGQGVGELSSERKKNIMRANDEMARHALRVLAVAEKPLADSEPLDEKVEQGLTFVGLLGMIDPPRASAVKAIRVCRQAGIKPVMITGDHRLTAEAVAHELGIIRGQGGGVITGAELEKTSDQDLSERIMDLSVFARVTPKDKLRIVRAFKKQGQVVAMTGDGVNDAPAVKEADIGVAMGKTGTDVTKEASSMVLGDDNFATIVAAVEEGRGIYDNIRKFIRYLLSCNLGEVLTMFLAALVGLPLPLLPIQILWVNLVTDGLPAMALGVDGSEPGIMNRPPRKPGESIFARGLASKIAIRGTFIGLGTLFVFVAALFMGVNMLGARTMAFSTLVFSQLFHVFDCRSEERGIFEVGLFTNLYLVGAVCVSTIMQLSVIYIPPLQTIFKTTSLAGWQWILILCVAGGPSVLIGFARLVKNSWQGKTVIAKG encoded by the coding sequence ATGCGGCAACAGGCGTGGCATGTGCTGCCTTGGCTTGACGTGGCCAAGGCGTTGGACGTACATCCGGGGAAAGGACTAAGTGTCAAAGAGGTTCGGCGTCGACTGCAGGAGGTTGGCAGGAATGTCCTGGCGGTAAAGAAGGGGACAAATCCGGTCTTTTTGTTCCTCGGACAATTTAAAGACTTTATGGTATTAGTTCTGCTGGCAGCTACAGTGGTCTCCGGACTATTGGGAGAAATAGCAGATGCCATAACCATTTTAGCAATCTTAATTATTAATGCGGTTTTGGGTTTTGTTCAGGAGTTTCGAGCAGAACGTTCCATGGAATCCTTGCGTTCCCTGACGGCTCCGGAAGCACGAGTGCTGCGGGAAGGGGTGGAACAGAAGATACCTGCTGCGGACTTGGTGCCGGGAGATATTGTGCTTTTAGATACGGGAGACCGCATTCCGGCAGATGTTCGCTGGATTCAAGCTGTGAACATTCAAGTAGAAGAGTCTGCTTTAACAGGAGAATCTCACCCTGTCAGCAAAAGCATTGCCCCTCTTCATGACGAGTTTACGCCTATGGCTGACCGGCAGAATATGGGTTACATGGGAACCTCCATTGTCAATGGGCGGGGCGCCGGGGTCGTAGTGGCGACAGGAATGGATACAGAGATGGGCGTTATTGCAGGAATGATTCAAAGTGTGGAAGATGAAGAAACCCCTTTGCAGAAGCGTTTGGCGGAATTGGGCAAATGGCTGGTTTTAATTAGTCTCCTTGTTTGCGTAGCAGTGGTTGTCACGGGAATTCTTAGAGGTGAGGATTTCTATAAGATGTTTTTCACAGGGGTATCCTTAGCGGTAGCAGCTATTCCGGAGGGTCTGCCCGCTATTGTCACAGTGGCTTTAGCCATTGGAGTCCAGCGTATGGTTAAGCGTCAAGCCATTATTCGCAAATTACCGGCTGTAGAAACTTTGGGGTGTGCAACGGTTATTTGTTCCGATAAAACAGGGACTTTAACTCAAAATGAAATGACCGTGCGGCAGATTTATTCCGATGGCAGAAGGATTTCCGTTTCCGGAGAAGGGTATGATCCTAAGGGAGAATTCAGGGGCGCCGATCCGGAAAAAGAACGGGATCCTCTCAATTCCGCCTTAAAAATTGGGGCACTGTGCAATAACTCTGCCTTAACGAAGAAAGGAGTGCAGGTTGCGGGGCTTTTTCGCTCCAAGGGAAAGGAATCACCTTGGGGTATTGAAGGAGATCCGACAGAAGGGGCTATTTTGGTAGCCGCTGCTAAGGCGGGAATATGGCGGGAGGTTTTGGAGCGGAAACAAAAGAGAATTGGGGAGCTGCCTTTCGATTCTGATCGCAAGCGGATGAGTGTTGTTTACGAAACAAAGCAAGGACGTAAAGCCTATGTCAAGGGAGCCCCGGATACGGTGCTGCGACTTTGCCAGCGGGAACTGACAGGGCAGGGAGTTGGCGAGCTGTCTTCAGAACGTAAGAAAAACATTATGCGTGCCAATGATGAAATGGCCAGACATGCTCTGCGAGTTCTGGCGGTGGCTGAAAAACCCCTGGCCGACTCCGAACCTCTGGATGAAAAGGTGGAACAAGGTTTAACCTTTGTTGGGCTGCTGGGGATGATTGACCCGCCCCGGGCCAGTGCTGTCAAAGCAATTCGGGTCTGCCGCCAGGCTGGAATTAAGCCGGTTATGATCACGGGGGATCATCGCTTAACGGCAGAGGCTGTAGCCCATGAATTAGGGATCATCCGGGGACAAGGCGGCGGAGTGATTACGGGAGCGGAATTGGAAAAAACATCGGATCAGGATTTAAGTGAGCGCATCATGGATCTGTCAGTTTTTGCCCGGGTGACTCCAAAAGATAAGCTTAGAATTGTGCGAGCCTTTAAAAAGCAGGGGCAAGTGGTTGCCATGACCGGAGACGGTGTTAATGATGCTCCTGCGGTTAAAGAAGCAGACATTGGTGTGGCAATGGGCAAGACCGGGACAGATGTCACTAAAGAAGCTTCATCTATGGTTTTGGGAGATGATAATTTCGCTACTATTGTGGCAGCTGTGGAGGAAGGCCGGGGGATTTACGACAACATCCGGAAATTTATCCGCTACTTGCTGTCCTGTAATCTAGGAGAAGTTTTAACCATGTTTTTGGCGGCTTTGGTAGGCTTACCCCTGCCCCTGCTTCCCATTCAAATATTATGGGTGAATTTAGTAACGGATGGATTGCCGGCCATGGCTTTAGGGGTGGATGGGTCAGAACCGGGAATCATGAATCGTCCGCCCAGGAAACCGGGTGAAAGTATCTTTGCCCGGGGGTTAGCGTCAAAAATTGCTATCAGGGGGACCTTTATTGGCTTGGGTACACTTTTCGTCTTCGTTGCAGCTTTGTTTATGGGAGTTAATATGTTAGGGGCTCGAACCATGGCCTTTTCTACCCTGGTATTTTCCCAATTATTCCATGTCTTTGACTGTAGGTCTGAAGAACGAGGCATCTTTGAAGTAGGGCTTTTTACCAATCTCTATCTTGTCGGTGCCGTTTGTGTTTCCACCATCATGCAGCTTTCTGTGATTTATATACCACCCTTGCAGACAATTTTTAAAACCACATCCCTGGCAGGCTGGCAGTGGATTCTCATTCTCTGTGTGGCAGGGGGACCTTCCGTTTTGATAGGATTTGCCCGGCTTGTAAAGAACAGTTGGCAGGGAAAAACGGTTAT
- a CDS encoding 3-isopropylmalate dehydratase small subunit, with the protein MIKAKTIKFGDNVDTDQIIPAQYLSLSTLQQMAPHTFEFYENFTKDFKPGDIISGNDNFGCGSSREQAPAVLKERGVSAVIAKSFARIFYRNAINIGLLLVECENADEIRQGDVLEIDTHKGVIRNISSNSYLEVTPLPPFMQEILNCGGIVKYINS; encoded by the coding sequence ATGATCAAAGCTAAAACTATCAAATTTGGAGATAATGTGGATACCGATCAGATCATTCCTGCACAATACCTGAGTCTGTCTACACTCCAGCAAATGGCTCCCCATACCTTTGAATTCTATGAAAACTTCACGAAAGATTTTAAACCGGGGGATATTATTAGCGGCAATGATAACTTTGGGTGCGGATCTTCAAGAGAGCAGGCTCCTGCCGTACTAAAGGAGAGAGGTGTCAGTGCGGTCATTGCCAAAAGTTTTGCAAGGATTTTTTATCGCAACGCTATTAATATTGGGCTGCTGTTGGTGGAATGTGAAAATGCGGATGAGATCAGACAGGGTGATGTACTGGAGATTGACACTCACAAGGGGGTCATAAGAAATATCTCATCCAACAGTTACCTCGAAGTTACTCCTTTGCCACCTTTCATGCAAGAAATATTGAATTGTGGTGGGATAGTCAAATATATTAATTCATAA
- a CDS encoding pyridoxal phosphate-dependent decarboxylase family protein: MNKQNDYSVVLNNTLKYATDFLNKIDYDNVCATKSFEKLREDLKKPLNAKSEPPDKVISELVKDVDGGLLGSAGGRFFAWVIGGAVPAALAADWLTSTWDQNAALYACSPAEAVIEEVVGEWLKNILGLPQQTSFALTTGCQMAHFTCLAAARNELLKKHSWDVELKGLSGAPGIHILTNRLLHASVERAARFLALGCECIKPLEVNEAGQLKSDSLRTALEDFKDEPVIVQLCAGDINTGMYDNFNEIIPLAHSHNAWVHVDGAFGLWANASDKYNHLLKGVEHADSWATDGHKWLNVPYDYGYAFIKNSEAHKASMSLRASYLTHADEARDQFDWNPEWSRRGRGVSTYAAIRQLGTEGIANLVERCCKYAHDLVIGIGKLKGAEIIWEPKINQGLIRFVHPEIKYTEQENDVFTDMVIERINASGKLFVGGTTWNGRRCMRISICGWQTDEEDIEISIKAVDEVLHNVLSYSRLSHSMDSSRL, encoded by the coding sequence ATGAATAAACAAAATGATTACTCTGTAGTTTTAAATAATACATTAAAGTATGCAACGGACTTTCTTAATAAGATTGATTATGATAACGTTTGTGCTACAAAGAGTTTTGAAAAACTTCGAGAAGATTTGAAGAAACCGTTGAATGCTAAGAGTGAACCACCTGACAAAGTCATTAGTGAACTTGTTAAAGATGTTGACGGTGGACTTTTAGGCAGTGCCGGTGGCAGATTTTTTGCGTGGGTAATCGGAGGTGCTGTTCCTGCGGCACTTGCAGCGGACTGGTTGACCTCTACATGGGATCAGAATGCCGCATTATATGCATGTTCCCCTGCGGAAGCGGTGATTGAAGAAGTAGTAGGCGAATGGTTAAAAAATATTCTAGGTTTGCCACAGCAGACAAGCTTCGCTCTTACAACTGGTTGCCAAATGGCTCATTTTACTTGTCTTGCAGCAGCCCGTAACGAGTTGCTTAAAAAACATTCATGGGATGTAGAATTGAAAGGCTTATCAGGGGCGCCAGGAATTCATATCTTGACTAACAGACTGTTGCATGCCTCTGTTGAAAGGGCGGCAAGATTTTTAGCATTAGGCTGTGAATGCATTAAACCACTTGAAGTAAATGAAGCTGGGCAGCTAAAAAGCGATAGTCTGAGAACAGCACTTGAAGATTTTAAAGATGAGCCAGTAATTGTTCAATTATGTGCAGGGGATATTAACACTGGAATGTATGATAATTTTAATGAAATTATTCCATTGGCGCATTCTCATAATGCATGGGTTCATGTAGATGGCGCTTTTGGTTTATGGGCAAATGCAAGTGATAAATACAATCACCTGTTAAAAGGTGTAGAACATGCTGATTCCTGGGCAACCGACGGACATAAATGGTTGAATGTTCCGTATGACTACGGCTATGCATTTATAAAAAATAGTGAAGCACATAAAGCATCAATGTCCTTACGTGCTAGTTATCTTACGCATGCTGATGAAGCTAGAGACCAATTTGACTGGAATCCTGAATGGTCAAGGAGAGGTAGGGGTGTATCCACTTATGCAGCTATTAGGCAACTGGGTACTGAAGGAATAGCAAACCTTGTTGAGAGATGCTGTAAATATGCCCATGATTTAGTTATTGGTATAGGTAAGCTTAAAGGCGCAGAAATCATATGGGAACCTAAGATTAATCAAGGATTGATTCGTTTTGTTCATCCAGAAATAAAATATACAGAGCAGGAAAATGATGTTTTCACAGATATGGTGATTGAAAGAATTAACGCATCAGGTAAGCTCTTTGTTGGCGGAACGACTTGGAATGGAAGGCGTTGTATGAGAATATCTATTTGTGGTTGGCAAACGGATGAAGAAGATATTGAAATTTCTATTAAAGCAGTGGATGAGGTACTTCATAATGTATTATCATATAGCCGTTTATCGCATTCTATGGATTCATCCAGGCTTTAA
- a CDS encoding Rqc2 family fibronectin-binding protein, with translation MALDGVTLAYLVKELAPLLIGARIDRIFQPEKEEIHFQLRQQSSKRLLLNCSATAPRFHLTQENKKNPSSPPMFCMILRKHLEGGKLTGLYQKELERVVTFEFQNYNDRGDLVTLHLHLEIMGKHSNLILVDPRENMILDGLKRYSHALSQYREVLPGRTYLAPPSQGKLPPLQNEELWRETLYKEELDRPLTSLLLASFAGVSPELAREIVIQAGLSTDTLLNQCGDIDLSRLFQAYRRLCDPGSVPEIQPCLYYQPAPRSQLAAFSFVPFQQYQELRLESVSTLNEAVQTFYQVKANNNSLESRRGSLGKILQEQYSHSSKKLKIYNEAESSAEINLAYQRWGELLTANLYQIEPGSSEAVVEDYYDPSAPEVVIPLNPHISPIDNAQRYYKLYNKAKATLLKTKELKEAVLDELRYLESLKYNLAQAATPSELEELYAELAGQGYVAGKHLKKVHSKGKPGRAKPGSKSKAKSSKVVHQPRVFHSSQGRLILVGKNNAQNDWLSLRKGKPNDLWLHTKVIPGSHVLVPLQDGEEFPDDATLEEAAALAVYFSQARGSSQVAVDYTHVKQLKKPNSGKPGMVIYDQNWTLYLTPKPEVLEGLLASEAILE, from the coding sequence ATGGCATTAGACGGTGTGACCCTGGCCTATCTTGTTAAAGAGCTTGCTCCTCTGCTTATAGGGGCACGTATTGATAGAATTTTTCAGCCGGAAAAAGAAGAGATTCATTTCCAATTACGCCAGCAAAGCTCAAAGCGCCTCCTGCTTAACTGTAGCGCCACCGCTCCCCGCTTCCACCTTACTCAGGAAAACAAAAAAAACCCCTCATCCCCGCCCATGTTTTGTATGATCTTACGCAAACACCTGGAAGGCGGTAAACTCACAGGATTATACCAAAAAGAACTGGAACGGGTTGTCACCTTTGAATTTCAAAACTACAATGACCGGGGAGACTTGGTAACCTTACATCTGCACCTGGAAATCATGGGCAAGCATAGCAACCTTATTCTTGTTGATCCCCGGGAAAACATGATTTTGGATGGTTTAAAGCGCTATTCCCACGCTCTCAGCCAGTATCGGGAAGTTTTGCCGGGGCGAACCTATTTAGCCCCACCCTCTCAAGGAAAGCTGCCTCCGCTGCAGAACGAAGAGTTATGGCGGGAAACCCTTTACAAGGAAGAATTAGATCGGCCTCTAACCAGCCTGCTCCTCGCCTCCTTCGCCGGAGTCAGTCCTGAATTGGCACGGGAAATCGTCATTCAGGCAGGATTGAGTACGGACACGCTCTTAAATCAATGCGGAGATATTGATCTTTCCCGGCTTTTTCAAGCCTATCGCCGCCTCTGCGATCCCGGTTCGGTCCCTGAGATACAGCCTTGCTTGTATTACCAGCCTGCCCCCCGCTCCCAATTGGCAGCCTTTAGTTTCGTCCCTTTTCAGCAGTATCAAGAATTAAGGCTGGAATCAGTTTCAACTCTCAACGAGGCGGTTCAAACCTTTTATCAGGTCAAAGCTAACAACAACAGCCTGGAATCCAGACGAGGCTCTCTGGGCAAAATCCTTCAGGAGCAATATTCTCACAGCAGCAAGAAGCTCAAAATATATAACGAAGCTGAGTCAAGTGCTGAAATAAACCTGGCTTATCAGCGCTGGGGAGAACTTCTTACCGCTAATCTCTACCAGATCGAACCCGGATCCTCTGAGGCTGTTGTGGAAGATTATTATGATCCTTCGGCCCCTGAGGTGGTTATTCCCCTTAATCCCCATATCAGTCCCATCGACAACGCCCAGCGCTATTACAAGCTCTATAACAAAGCCAAAGCCACTCTGCTCAAAACCAAAGAGCTCAAGGAAGCCGTTCTCGATGAACTCCGCTATCTTGAGTCCTTAAAATACAATTTGGCACAGGCCGCCACCCCCTCCGAACTGGAGGAACTCTATGCTGAGCTGGCCGGTCAAGGCTATGTAGCCGGCAAACATCTAAAAAAAGTTCATTCTAAAGGGAAACCAGGCCGGGCCAAGCCCGGTTCTAAATCCAAAGCCAAGTCTTCTAAGGTTGTTCATCAGCCCAGAGTATTTCACTCCAGCCAGGGGCGGCTTATCCTGGTGGGGAAAAACAACGCCCAGAACGACTGGCTGTCCTTACGCAAAGGAAAGCCCAACGATCTTTGGCTTCACACCAAAGTGATTCCCGGTTCACACGTCCTGGTTCCCCTGCAGGACGGGGAAGAATTCCCCGATGATGCTACTCTTGAAGAAGCCGCAGCCCTGGCTGTTTATTTCAGTCAAGCTCGGGGTTCTTCTCAGGTCGCCGTGGATTATACCCATGTCAAACAGCTTAAAAAACCCAACTCCGGCAAGCCCGGCATGGTGATTTACGATCAGAACTGGACCTTATACTTGACTCCTAAGCCGGAGGTATTAGAGGGTTTACTGGCAAGTGAAGCGATTCTGGAATAA